catggaaAAGGATCCATGCTGGAGAAGTTCATAAAGAACTTTGGCTCATGGGAAGGACTGACACTGGAGAAATTAATGGAGAGCTGTCTCCCAGGGGAGGGACCCCACGCTgaagcaggggaaggactctTCTCCctaagcagcagcaggaacagcctctGATGAAGTGACCATAACCCCAATTCCTGTCTCTCTGCACTGCTGATTGGGAGGAAAtagagctggaaaaggagggagGTGTGGCCAGAAACtgtttttaagatttgttttacttctcGTTATCTGCcctcatttttatttgtaataaataCAATCTTTTCCCCCCAGGTTGAGTCTGTTTTTCTTGTGATAATTGGTGAGTTATCTCTCTCTGGATTTATTTCAGCTCATGAACCTTTTGTTATACTTTTTTCTCCCCTATCCAGTTGCAGAGGGGAGTGATAGAGCAACTTTGGTAGGTACCTGGCATCTAGCCAGGGTCAACCTACCACATTATTAAGTAGGGTAATATAGTAGAACACActtaaatagataaatatacaaataaataaataaatatatgcatatgaGCAAATATACCTGCTAGACAGTATCTGTACCCATTAAAATCACCTCAGagaaaaaagtttatttcatgTTTGTTACCTAAATATTGGGGTGGGAGTcttaagggggaaaaaatgtgttttagctgtttttttctccagaaacaGAATAGAAATTTATGTTCACAAagtatttctttcctctgttcttAGGTCTTTTTATTTGTCAAAGGATGACCTAATCTTTTCTTTATAGCTTCAgtagttgaaaaaaaaaaaaaaaaaaagatttggcATTAGTGATTATGGTATGCATCAAAATAAAAGTTCCATTTTTTGTAATAGGAGACTGGTAAGCAGTAAATTTTAAAGTTCCTTATATTGATAATTGATGAGTTATCTCTCTCTGGATTTATTTCAGCTCATGAACCTTTTGTTATACCTTGCAATTTTAACAAGAATGTTCTGTGATGCAGtatgaaccaaaaaaaaaaaaccccaaaatcccaaaaaaacaaaaccaaaaacaaacaaacaaacaaacaaacaaaaaaaaaaaaacccaaggttAACACTAAATGGCACATGAAATCTCCATGAAATCTTCTAAAATGTGTATCATTCAGTGAATCTGTGAAAACCCACACAATCTTCTATGTGAGCTGTACCACATGCTTAATGAAAAATGGCTTTGGTTTGCCTTGAGAAACAATTTCCCAAACTACTACAGATGGAAAACTAGCTCACTATATCTTGCCATCTACAAGTCTTTGTCTGGAATAGCCTGCATTCATCTGCAGCATAACTCATAATAAAATAGCCATATGGAATGAAGgtagcctgttccagtgccttgTGAACAACACTAATATGTGTtgtttccaagaggaaaaaagccccTCATATGTTATTAGAGTCTGAGACCTTTGGAGTCATTTAGCTGGTCAGAAcaatgcttttgttttaagTTTCAACCATCACTCAGGCCGGAGGGAAAGCTTTAACTTGTAGCACAAGCTTGTTGCTCTTTTTCTgacacagatattttttccaTAGATCACAAAATCATATAATGACCTGGGTTGGAAGAGGCCCCACCTCCCTGGtgggggcagggacactttttGCTGGGTCAAGTTGCTCAGAAGtccacccagcctggccctgaagACTTTCAGGGATGGAACAGCTACAGTTTCTCTGgatgtgtatatatttatggcaaaacagaaatcaaatatCTAGACTAAATAATTTAACTaactttattttacattaaaataaaagtttaatcTGTGTAACAGGAAAGAGAATGTCTATCTATATTCAGTTATTTATGTGCCCTGAGTTCTTCAGCATCAAGTATTCTTCATTAGAGTGTATCTATATCATGCATTTGGAGCCACTTCCAGAGAGAATGTAGTTATGCAAAACCAGATTTCTGATTTTGCTGAAAATCTTAAAGTCATtagtataattttattttcagaatattttcactTTGCAAATTACTGTTTATACTACATCCATGTCAGCATTCTGGTCACGTCAAAATTCTATCCTGCAAGCCATGGTACAAGCCTATAAAAACTCTCAGTCTTTGCTTGGAAGCATTTAACAGATACTCTATCCACTTTTAATACGTTATGACAAACATGACTGATCAACCTCAGAGATGAAGAATAACAGAGAAAGAAGAATGAACTCAAGAGAAGTAATTGTGTTGCTTCCTGGCTTTTTAAGTAATCTCATGTATTCCTGAGCTTTCCCATCGACACTGGATTTATCTTGTAGGATTTTGGCCTTTTCTGACCCAGAGATGGGGCAACTgagaggcatttaaaaaaacttttatttcattttcagtcttttatAAAGGGTGAAACAATATAGATGTTATAATTCATGCCATCACAAACAGAAGCCAACTACTTTTTAATTACAATACATCATAAGCATTTCTTGGCCTATTAGTCTTTGTCATATCATGCTGTAAAATGCCTTAAAGCCAGTAATCTAAAATCACCTTTTGTGGGTTCTATTACAATGTATCTTTCATAGCTCTGTCTCTCAAAAGTATCTAGTCTTATTTGCAAGGCCATcctttaaaacatcttttaaacTCCATTTCTCTCTTAACAATATCTATACTATTCCATGGCATTTCTAAGTCAGCCAACTTTGTATATCTCCAAATTTACATACAAATACATACTGTGTGAGCCTTCTGTCAGGCCCTAAAAACTCTCTACAAATTCATTTCCCACACTATCATTCTGCTGAATGCTGATGGGTCAAACTATTGTAATTTCAATTTTAAGCACAAATTTAATAATTGTATTCTTacaaatttttttgtaattctggatctcttgtatttttaaagtaatgctGAACTTTTGACCTAGTTTTCTTGTACACCTAAAAAACCACGGTGGTAGTGAGTGTTTTAACTGCACAAACGTCTGGCAAGGAGCTTATAATCTGAAATACTTTTCTCTGAAATCACAGGATATTCTGAGTTAGAAGAGACCCAGAAGGATCACCAGCTCTAAAGTGAATGCCCCATACAGGGATAAAACCTACAATCTCAGTGTTGTTAGCATCATACTCTAACTGCATACCATAGGATGTTTCCTTAGGGAGTATATTTTCCAGTGATTATAAAATCGTGTCTTACTGATCCTATATGAAGCTGTCCATTTGGATggtatttgctttgttttcttacttttcCCTCCATTGTCTGTTAGTCCTTCTCCTATGGAAATTAAACAGCTGGGGGCAGTCTTGTGAGAAAGGAATACTTGTGCCTTGCGCATCATGTACTACATCATTCCCTGTGGAATCAGGAATGTAAAGACACACATATGTCTGTTGTATTTCTGTTTATGATAGTGCCAAGTGTTTCAGTAGTTTCAGTGCCAAGCTGAAAGCATGCATTTTGCTTCTAAGTAGTCCTATAATGCATTCCTCAACAAAGTAAATTCAGAACTGTTGTAACTGATCAATCGGTGATTGGTAGAGATCAGTTAATTTATACTAAGCACATTCAAAAGGAAGTGTCACAACTTTGCCATTATTTAtacaataaaagcaaaagacCATGTGTCCCTGGAGTTTTTCAAAAAAGGTCATTCTTTGGCTTGTCTGTTCTTGGTATCTAACTGTGACTACAAGGTGTATGAACCCCAACTGAGTAAAATTCAACTCTTCAAACACAGTAGGTTTACAAATCTAATTACAGTTAAAACAGGAGCTTGTCCAGAGCTCCACATTGTTCCAGCAGTAGCTTGGCTCAGAGAAATGTCACTTAAAATTTTCATGGCTTTTCAGGGCATTAGTAAATCTTTCTAATTCCACCAAAAAATATGTTACGAGAAAGAAAGAACTCTACCACGTAGCTAAAACTTGGCTTAAGCTAGGCCACTATGCTCATAATGATCTCTGAGTAACAACCACATCATGCTCAGATGTCTTTTGAAAAAGGGTTGGACCTACATTGGGTAGCACAGTTTCAGCTAGAAGTCATGTTGTCTTAAGTAAATTTCCAAACCTGAGCCTTACTCTTCCAAGGAAAGTACATTTAGTTGGCTCACAGAATTAGGTCctgaaggaatttttcattCAGCAGGGCAAGGTTGGTATTTCCTCTGTAACTTGAGACTGTAGCACTGTACATGCTAAACAGATAGCTGCTGGGAAAGAGATCTGAAGTTTTATTATGAGGAAGTTAACTGACCCTGTATTGTTCTATAGTTTATGTTTTTatagtataaaattgtaaagGTTTCATATTCAAGAGCagtaatatataaaataaaaaaaaaaatctgttgaagctattactgaaaaacaacaacaacaaaaaaacaacaaaaaaacaagcaaaagacAATTTAGTTTCCCAACATGTCTAGGTCTCAGGTGTCTGTTATGGAACAGATTCCATTTCCTTCAGTATGAGCTTTTGAGCTCGTACCAAGGACCAAGTAGTGGAAGCATCATTTGCAGCATAGTGATGGGAAGCTATAGAAAGTTGTAAGCATAAGCTCTTCAATTTTGCTTTTACTCACTATAAGCCTTCTGCagacttttatttcttccagtgTTAAGGAGGGGAGTTCACTTATGTTCTCTCACAAATTACCACATGATGTGGAATGATCTACTTTCTCAGACTAATTTCAGGAAGATAATATATCATTAGTCAGCTAATTTTCATATATTAGGATAAAGAAGCTTATATTATGCGAAAGAAATACCAAATACTGTagtgataaaaaattaaacctgTCAAACAGCATGCCAGTTTAGGAGATGCATAGATTTTAATAACTGCATCAGCTTATCATGCTGACTGCTGGCAGCCACTCTGCTGTGCCTGTTTCTCACTGGTACagtttctcttctgcttctgaaTGTTACCCACTCTAATAACCCTGATCAGAGAAGATAAGGAAGCACTTGCTCAATACAGTTATGCCAGATGTTTAAGTAGTACACTAATCACAGAAATGGATTTGGATTACATCTTGCTTCTCTGTGGCCTGAGGGCATAATTTCTATGGTAGTTAAAGTACTGACTGTGTATGCAATTAATAATGATTAGTCAGAGAGAAGAATTTGTACTGCTAAATTGCATTTAGACAGAGTCAATTCCAAGAAAGAACTATATCCACTTGTACCTCTTCAAAGTCATTTGATTATAAATTGATTATAAATTCTTACAAATTCCACTGTCTCAGTGAAATAGATATTCTGAGTTAAACCAAAAATTGGTATTGCAAAATAAGGTTCTATAGTGTTTACTTCTTTTCCCATCACCCAagtttgcatttcttctttaataaaaatagtATCATGCTCCAAaaattttctcccctttcctctcAGGTCAGGTAGTCTGCATCAGGCACTCTTCCTGTTTTTTGTCTGATAATAGGGCCCTGAGATAGCAAATTTCAATGTAGGAAAGAAAGTTGCCTGTGGCTAAGTGTCATATGGTTTGAAGTTCCTCTTTGAACCAGAGCATTACTTCTCATTTGTACAACTATGCTGATGCATATGTAATTATATAGACTGAGCTGTAAATGACCATAAAGTGTTCCCAACAGAGACTGTCATCATTAAATTGAAGCATTTCTAAAATCATGGCAGGTCTAAAGAGCACTCAACTCtttctttaatatttcatttttaaatgaaaatataccTTTCATAATGTCAATTTTCATTCAGAATGAACAGCTCTCATAATCTGCTGATTGCATTTCCTGTATCATAagtcagaaaaaatattttacccTAAGTAGTAAAGAATAGTAGTGTAAGTCATTATGTTTGACAGAATTATTTCTTATCTTGATGGAAACTGGTATAGATGATGcctttttcagtttcttgtaACACTAAGCACTGGAAATTTACAATGTCTTTGATGGATAAAAAGCTCAAATCCAAACTTTTCCAAACCAAAGTGGCTTCTTGCTGACACCAACAGACACCCAGCAGAGCAACTTGAGTTTTGCTTTTGAGAACCAAAATGGTTTCTGGATAGGGTTGTTAGAACAGATTAAACTGCCAGGTAGTCTGTGAAAGGGGACATGTGCAGACAGTTTACATGGAGGTTGGCCAATGTGTttgagatgggctttaagggGAAGGACCTTGGGGGTGGGATCCAAAATGGTGATGCTCACACCACTGCATCCAATTAGGGAATAGACCAGGCCAACCAGAGCAGTAACAAATGTTCCCTAGCTGCCTTCAAAGGTAAGAAGCAAAAGGTCAGCCACCTCAAGAgtgggtgctgtgtgtgtggtTGTGGTAATTCTCCTACACCCCTCCTGGGAGACCTGCATGGCCAGTTACCTCCCTGGAATGCTTGTAGACCAATGCATGCAACATAGGGAATAAAAAAGCCTTCTATTATGTAATGCTTGGCTAGGTAGAtgaggggagagcagtggaTGTTGTCTGTCTGGATTTCTGCAAGGCTTTTTAACACTGTCTCCCGTAACATCATCACAGGAAATTCGGGGAGCACAGGTTGATGAGTGGACAAAGAGGTGGGTTGAGAATTgactggcagagctcagagggctGTGATCAGCAGTGCAGGGTGCAGCTGGAGGCCCCTGTAGTCAGTGGGGGCTCCCCAGGGGTCAGTTCTGGGCCCAGTCTTGTCATTGATCAGTGACCTGGATGAAGGCACAAGTTGGAGGATGGCACAGGACTGGGGGGAGTGGCTGATACACCAGGAGGACAGGAACCTAATGGCAGGAACCTAATGAAACTCAACAAAGGCAAATGCAAGGGGGAAGAATAGGCAATGCAGCTGGGGAAGAATACACCTATGCACCACTACAGGCTGGGGCCCAGCCTGCCAATCACGGGATGTTCGAGCAGCACCTAAACAGGACAGCTAAACTGGCAACACATCTTGGCCAGCTCTGGGTACAATATGTCCTCTCTCTCCATTCATATCCATTAGTGAAAACACTGATCACATAAGGCATTGTTTCTATTCTAAGAAAAGTTGCTTTATGCTTTATTCTATGAAAAATACTTGATTTCTCTTAGTAAAATctctattttccattttaaaaaattaaatatctcaAAAAACCACATTGTGTCCAGACAGATCAAAGACAATACATTTATTAAActttgagaaaaacaaacaaaacactaaCATAGAGAAAGTTAAATAGAAACGGAAAGACACATCTTCTGACCGGCATATCATGGCTTGTGTGACCAGTAAAGTACCAAAATGACATTCTGAGTTTGACTGAGGTATTTAACTATTTTTGGCAATAGAAACAGAGTAAGAAACTTCTTTCAAACACACACATAGGCCTTACTTGCACTAATGACTATCACCTAAGGAATTTTATATGAAACTAAATAATGTAGCTGTTAGAAAATTGTAGCAGCAAATTAGCAGAATATCTAATGCACATTTACCATAAAGTACGTGCTAAACttaaaaatcccacccagtAGTTGGGCCCAGTTGTGTAGCACTTGGTCACAAAAAGAGCATCAGTGAGTTCAGTTGGAGACATCATAAGCAAGACCTGAATTTGCTGCATATCATACACTTCCGTTCAGGTCAAAGTAAAGAAATGAATGTTCCTATTTGCTTTCTAAGAAGAACCCTGCTGTGATGAAACCATGGCTTAGGAAGGTAACTCCTGAAACAGTAACAGTTAATTGCAAAGCTCTATCAGGTTCTTAACACATGCAAGAACAAAGAGAGCTTCCCCACtgagtttgttttctctcttttccttctgaaagtCCGCCTAACACGGTCAGAGGAGATGCTGTTAggctgcaaaaacaaaaaccacgTTTGAACAATACTGCACTTGATCCCCTTgttccactgaaatattttaatcctgttatatttttaaaaatcaactgCTGGCTAACTTCTGAAGtccttaatttatttttttacaaagaCTTTATGTGGCACAGACTAATAAATGTAGTGATACCTTTGGCTTTGAAAGGGCTTCAGAAGTTGGTCAAATATGAAGATTCTATGCTGCTAAGTTATCAGAGCTTATTCACGTGTTCtcaaaaattttcagtgaaagtTTAGTTGCACAGTGTTTAATACTGTGATCAACAAGATTTTTCTTATAAAAagtgtattattattattactattagCATTAACTAGAATCTGATGAAGAACAGAATAATTTGCTCAAGTATAtgctgtatattttaaaattttacacaGAACTTTATAttgtatgtatatttttatactAATTACTGTAAGAAAGTAATAGAATCAGTTACTTTTAAGTTCCtacaatatttcaaaatttttctaTAGGTTTCTTTGGACGTATAAAATGGCTCtgtaaaaatctgttttttcttttagctgtgaacaaaattttaatttaaaaaccagaaaactccCTTTTAGGACTGCAGCAATTACATTACTTAAATGGGTCATAATTGAACTACATAATTGAACTACAGTATTTAGTGTAATAGAAAACGTTTATGGTTCTATGACCaaagtattaaaatatattttccgAATTTATATAAATCAAAATAGATGTTTTATTTAGTTAAGCTACTTTGTGTTTTCACCTATATGATCAGCTCCCAATTATTGATATAAAGATCTCTGCCAACAGCAGTTTTTTCTAAATTCTTTCACTTTAAACCACCTGATTTTTAGCTTTATCAAAATGCACAATTTACGGTACATGAAACAGTAATTTCAATGTTTAATTTCACAAAAATCAACACCCACAAGAACAAGACAAAACAGCCTCAAGACAAATTCATAGATAATATTTACAGAACACAATAGGAATATTTTGATGCATATTTTACGCTGCAACATTTCAGATAAAATTATAGGAACCACGAGAAACGTTTAGACTTCATTTTGACGGTTTCAGCATACAAGCCCAAAACCCGACTCTCTGCTGTGAAACACTACACACATCTAGTCAAAAAAGAGCTATGGCATGATTTTGTTGAGCTGGTCTGTGCTCACGTAGCCACAGGACACGTTGAATTCCTTGTCCGGCAGCGGCAGCGCGGTGGCGTTGAGCACGAGGCCTTGCGGAGACTGAACGATGTGGATGGACGTGTAGTCTGCGACAGGCGTCTCTGAGctcggggctgctgctgttgaagCTCCAAAGTTGGCAACAGTAGTGGTAAGGCTCTCTGTGGTGAAGTAACCATCTTCGTTATAGCCTTGCTCCTGAACACGAGGCTCGTTCTCTTCGTGGGAAGTCACAGCAATGCATTTTTTCACATCTGCCTCACAGAAGTAGGTGTTGTCCACGGTGAAGTTTTGTTCTGTGCAGCCCTCACGCTGTGCTCTCCCCAGCTTGGATTTCTGCCCTGGTGAAAGTACAACCCTGCCTGCTGGAGTAATATCACTCACTTGAGCGTAGAAGTCAGTGCTTGTCAGAGAATTCTGGTTGCTCATCTGGGTATGGACTGACAGGCGGGGTGACTCAAGGCTGTCTCCAAAGGATGCCCACAGGAGGCTGTTTTCAGACTGAGTATTCCTGTGCCGGCCTTGAGGGTCAGTGTTGGCAAGGCTTGGAAGTGACTCATCATTATCTTGTCTGTCAAGGCACAAGAGATCCTCTTCTCTTTCAGCAGCCTTTTTGAACTGATCGCTGTCAGAGGTGGCATCACACGTGTCGCTTGCACTGAAGTCTGTCTCTGGAATATCTGGTTCACAACAACTGGCCCGTCCAGAATCATCATCCTTCGCTCCCAAGCAATTGTGAGATTTCAGATGATCTTCACTCAGGAGCCTGTCAGTGTCTGAGGCTCTGTTCTTTTCATCAGGGTCTTCTATGTCCAACTCAATAAACTCAACCCACAAGTCATCACTGTATAGCTGTGTCTTGTAGATGTCATGGCAGGCTAAGATGGAATTCACTTCATCTAGCTTTCCTTTCtacaaagcaaatgaaaaagcattttataaagGAAGTAATAGAAATGCTTGTCCTTTTTATGATGTTAACTTATGCAAATATGAGTGTAGTTATTACTGTAGTATTATAATTGCAAAggaattcaaaattattttatgcaaaCTAATTGTATGGCAACTCCCCAGtgtcagatttttcttctagaaaatTCTTCTGCCTGGGACAACAGTTGTCATCTGCTTCTACTACACACATACTGTAAATTTTAGAGTTCAGTATTACCTTCAAAAGATCTGGGTCAATCCCTTTAATCTTTGGAACTGGCACGGGaggaaaaataagcatttttaacctggaaaaaaaaaaaaaggcttttaattGACAGTGTTTTTTTCGAGGAAGTTAGAAAGAAGATAGAATTACATTGCATTTATgtttaattactattttttttttaaattacaaaacctaaatgtttggaaataaaatttcaaatactTCTAAAGAAAAGAAGTAATGTTTTCTCTCACTGCAAATTAAGAAACAAGTTTTCTGCATGTTTCCTTTTTGAAATCACTTAAATTTATGTGGGAATCCATTTTGGAGCCTGGTCTTTGACAATTCAATGCTGTATAGAAAGAGAGTAAATTCCTAGACCTCTGACAATAGATTCCCTTTTTACATACTTTTCAATGGAACCTGATACAAACCTCAGTACGTGGTGgcttttccaaaatttttttcAGGGACACTGTAGCCTTGCATATGCCcaataaatttaaatacagaacagaaaatggGAATTGGTGGAAAGAGTGAATTCTTTAGaactaataaataaaactgaaaaacatcTGCAAGAACTTAGGCTAGTATTTTGCCATCTCTGTGACAGTTCTTCTTTTTGAATTATTAGTGCAgcaaataatatataattattaagGCAGGGGTTTACGCTTGTAGAGAAAGGTCTAGTAACTTGCTTGAGCATTTGCAGGCTGTggaaatatatattattttaatctttcatAAAGTGTATTTGTAATTTCTTAGGggaccaaaaaacccaccaaaccaAAAGACCCTCTCTGCCCCCTAATTATAATAGAAGTATGATTTTCCCTTAATAATAATCCAACAGTTAGCTGGTCTTGACTCTCTCTTCCATTTGACCTCCCCGCTTCTTTTGCAAACAGgtaaacaaaaggaaaattcaaaattctcTTTATACTGAGTTAATTGCCTATTTTAGAAAGTAAGGTGTGGGAAATGGAAGATACAAATCAAAATATTagttttgctgccttttttttagTGACCTTGGTGAGGTCCAGAAAGGGTCACAGAAATCTTAAAGAGTGCCTAGAGAGAAATTTAGGCACCTTTAGCTTAACCATGGCATGTCCAGATTCCTCAGATGTTTCTGGTTTTGAGCAGATCCTCAGTGTTCTGCCCAGAAAGCCTAGTGAGTGCCAGAAATCCAGTAATTTTCCACCTAATCCCTGGAGAGTCAGTGTAAACTGGTTGGGCTGTCAGGGTTAGGACTTGTGCTTTACAGCTGAATCCACAAATCAGGTATTCTGACAGGACTGGGCATTGCTTCTAGTGAAACAGACAAAGAATTTTACCACACACTGCCTGGAGAAGACATTTGGGAGGGAGAACTATGCTCTGCTCCTTTCTTAGCCTAGCATAATTCAGACTTTCATCTCTCAACTCTAATGATCTAAACCTATGGCATCTGTCCTAGAGAGACTCGTTCAGAGCCTGTGAGATCAGAAGTGAGGAAAATATGAATTGGTATCTTGCCGAATCAGGAGGAAACCAAGCCTGGATATTTTGCATTATGGAAAACCTATGCAggctgcttctctgcagaaTACATTGCCATTCCACCACTAAATGCTGCAGTTTGAAGCAAAGGGCGCAAGCCTGCAGTCAAAAACACTTTCCATGTGAAGGTCCTCAGTGGAGAAAAGCTTCTTCCAGCATTCATGATTTGCATGGAAGATATTTATAAACTCTGATCAGAGATATCCAGAGCTCGAGTGCCCAGGATTTTCTGAGACTAAGCCACTCCTTGTTCAGTGTGCTGACCTTAGCTCCTGGTGCCACATGCACATTGCTCCGTTCTGACACATCAAGCTTTTGTCATGACTTGTATGAGGAGCCTTGCTTTTAAATCTGGGATTGGGATGCTGTtggagggaatggcttcccaaAATTAACCTCTGTCAAAGCACAGAgcttgctgaaatgaaaaactaCTGctcagtgaaaaaatatttttagatctGCTCCAAATGCACCATATTGTTTTAACTTCAGT
Above is a window of Oenanthe melanoleuca isolate GR-GAL-2019-014 chromosome Z, OMel1.0, whole genome shotgun sequence DNA encoding:
- the GHR gene encoding growth hormone receptor; this translates as MDLRHLLFILALICANDSLSASDDLLQRPQISKCRSPEMETFSCFWTAGNVYNLTVPRILQLLYKKSNEEDWKECPDYITSGQNSCYFNASYTSVWTPYCVQLASKNEIHDKKCFSVDEIVLPDPPVHLNWTLLNTSQTGIHGDIQVRWDPPPTADVRKGWITLEYELQYKEVNETKWKELKPRLSTVAPLYSLKTARDYEIRIRSRQRTSEKFGEFSEILYVSFSQLGIGCDHCTEEVEFPWFLVVVFGVCGLAVTVISIMLSKQPRLKMLIFPPVPVPKIKGIDPDLLKKGKLDEVNSILACHDIYKTQLYSDDLWVEFIELDIEDPDEKNRASDTDRLLSEDHLKSHNCLGAKDDDSGRASCCEPDIPETDFSASDTCDATSDSDQFKKAAEREEDLLCLDRQDNDESLPSLANTDPQGRHRNTQSENSLLWASFGDSLESPRLSVHTQMSNQNSLTSTDFYAQVSDITPAGRVVLSPGQKSKLGRAQREGCTEQNFTVDNTYFCEADVKKCIAVTSHEENEPRVQEQGYNEDGYFTTESLTTTVANFGASTAAAPSSETPVADYTSIHIVQSPQGLVLNATALPLPDKEFNVSCGYVSTDQLNKIMP